In Sphingomonas sp. Leaf357, a single genomic region encodes these proteins:
- a CDS encoding membrane-bound PQQ-dependent dehydrogenase, glucose/quinate/shikimate family: MPKRRSWAATILGIVIAAIGLVLAIGGVWLAALGGSLYYLVTGVAMLAAGLQLVRGRMAGVWIYVAIFVLTFLWALWEVGLEPWALVPRVIAPLVLLIAALLVMPTLSVARNRWKAGLFSAGAVLVVAALFFGILGFQDNVAVAALPAQNSQGMADPSGQATGADWPAYGGTTSARRYSPLTQISLSNVGKLEKVWETHTGGLPTDPQFTKLYGTENTPLKVGNLLYTCTAKNVIVALDPATGKQAWRFDPKVPDDWIPYTTACRGVVYYAVPNAPQGSLCATRIVEGTLDSRLIAVDALTGKPCTDFGTNGQTDTKIGMGDVYPGYASINSAPTVVRGVAVVGHQILDGQTKFAPSGVIQGFDMVTGKLRWAWDMMHPDWNGYPPAGQYWSRGTPNSWTGASGDEQLGLAYVPMGNAANDYLSSHRSPQENQYATSLVALDVMTGKPRWTFQAVKKDVWDYDFGSQATLIDYKGTPAIVVPSKQGDMYVLDRATGRALTPIGTVQAPGGGAEPAQRAATQIVSLWHTLRRPQLLTERDMWGMSPIDQLFCRIQFRQADYRGFFTPPSVGKRSVEYPGYNGGSDWGGVSVDPVRGVIVANYNDMPNYVKLVPRAEATKLGVLPRFMTPGKSSSTSHSIDPQWASPYAVNVNAGWRVPWTGMLCKQPPYGGIRAIDIATGKTLWDRPFGTARKNGPFGIPSGLPFHIGTPNNGGSVVTASGLVFIAAATDDLIRAIDLRTGKTVWSAKLPAGGQATPMVYEQGGREFLVIFAGGHHFMETPAGDSVIAYALPRA; encoded by the coding sequence ATGCCGAAGCGCCGCAGCTGGGCCGCCACGATCCTTGGTATCGTGATCGCGGCGATCGGGCTCGTGCTGGCGATCGGTGGGGTGTGGCTCGCGGCTCTCGGCGGATCGCTTTATTATTTGGTGACCGGCGTGGCGATGCTGGCGGCGGGCTTGCAACTGGTGCGCGGCCGGATGGCGGGCGTGTGGATCTATGTCGCAATCTTCGTGCTGACGTTCCTGTGGGCGTTGTGGGAAGTGGGGCTCGAGCCCTGGGCCCTGGTGCCGCGCGTGATCGCGCCTCTGGTGCTGCTGATCGCGGCCTTGCTGGTGATGCCCACCTTGAGCGTGGCGCGGAACCGCTGGAAGGCCGGGCTGTTCAGCGCCGGCGCGGTCCTCGTCGTAGCGGCATTGTTCTTCGGCATCCTCGGTTTCCAGGACAATGTCGCGGTTGCCGCGCTGCCGGCGCAGAATTCGCAGGGCATGGCCGATCCATCCGGTCAGGCGACGGGTGCCGACTGGCCGGCTTATGGCGGAACGACGAGTGCACGACGCTACTCACCGCTGACGCAGATCAGTCTCAGCAATGTCGGCAAGCTGGAAAAGGTGTGGGAGACGCATACCGGTGGCCTGCCGACCGATCCGCAGTTCACCAAATTGTACGGCACCGAGAACACGCCGCTCAAGGTCGGCAACCTGCTGTACACGTGCACCGCGAAGAACGTGATCGTCGCGCTGGATCCCGCGACGGGCAAGCAGGCGTGGCGCTTCGACCCGAAGGTACCGGACGACTGGATTCCCTACACGACCGCTTGCCGCGGCGTGGTCTATTATGCCGTGCCGAATGCGCCGCAGGGCAGCCTGTGCGCGACCCGGATCGTCGAAGGCACGCTGGATTCGCGGCTGATCGCGGTCGATGCGCTGACCGGCAAGCCGTGCACCGATTTCGGTACCAACGGTCAGACCGATACCAAGATCGGCATGGGCGACGTGTATCCGGGCTACGCCTCGATCAACTCCGCCCCGACCGTGGTACGCGGCGTCGCGGTGGTCGGGCATCAGATCCTCGACGGGCAGACCAAGTTCGCGCCGTCGGGCGTGATCCAGGGCTTCGACATGGTGACCGGCAAGCTGCGCTGGGCATGGGACATGATGCACCCGGACTGGAACGGCTATCCGCCTGCCGGGCAATATTGGTCACGCGGCACCCCGAATTCCTGGACCGGCGCTTCGGGCGACGAGCAGCTCGGGCTGGCCTATGTGCCGATGGGCAATGCCGCGAACGATTATCTGAGCAGCCATCGCAGCCCCCAGGAAAACCAGTACGCCACCTCGCTGGTCGCTTTGGACGTGATGACCGGCAAGCCGCGCTGGACGTTCCAGGCCGTGAAGAAGGACGTATGGGATTACGACTTCGGCAGCCAGGCGACCTTGATCGATTACAAGGGCACGCCGGCGATCGTCGTGCCGAGCAAGCAGGGCGACATGTACGTGCTGGACCGCGCGACGGGCCGGGCGCTGACCCCGATCGGCACGGTGCAGGCACCGGGCGGCGGGGCGGAACCCGCCCAGCGTGCGGCGACGCAGATCGTGTCGCTGTGGCATACGCTGCGCCGCCCGCAGCTGCTGACCGAGCGCGACATGTGGGGCATGTCCCCGATCGATCAGCTGTTCTGCCGCATCCAGTTCCGCCAGGCGGATTATCGCGGCTTCTTCACGCCACCGAGCGTGGGCAAGCGCTCGGTCGAATATCCCGGCTATAACGGCGGCAGCGATTGGGGCGGCGTGTCGGTCGATCCGGTGCGCGGCGTGATCGTCGCCAATTACAACGACATGCCGAACTATGTGAAGCTGGTGCCGCGCGCCGAGGCGACGAAGCTCGGCGTGCTGCCGCGCTTCATGACGCCGGGCAAATCGTCCTCGACCTCGCACTCGATCGATCCACAATGGGCATCGCCCTATGCGGTGAACGTGAATGCCGGTTGGCGCGTGCCGTGGACCGGCATGCTGTGCAAGCAGCCGCCATATGGCGGGATCCGCGCGATCGACATCGCGACGGGCAAGACCTTGTGGGATCGGCCGTTCGGGACGGCCCGCAAGAACGGGCCGTTCGGCATCCCGTCCGGTCTGCCCTTCCACATCGGCACGCCGAACAATGGCGGCAGCGTGGTGACGGCGAGCGGACTGGTGTTCATCGCCGCCGCCACCGATGACCTGATCCGCGCGATCGATCTGCGCACCGGCAAGACGGTATGGAGTGCGAAGCTGCCCGCTGGCGGACAGGCGACGCCGATGGTCTACGAGCAGGGCGGCCGGGAATTCCTGGTGATCTTCGCCGGTGGCCATCACTTCATGGAGACACCGGCCGGCGACAGCGTGATCGCCTATGCCTTGCCGAGGGCGTGA
- a CDS encoding MAPEG family protein translates to MTTELTILGLSVLLLVVHIGIQGQTVTKERGRAWNASARDEQQRPLGVVAGRAQRALDNYKETWPAFIALALALAVSGQSGGIGAIGACVWFAARIVYVPLYLLGVVGWRSVAFLVSLLGLGMMLVRLF, encoded by the coding sequence ATGACGACCGAACTGACGATCCTCGGCCTGTCGGTCCTGTTGCTGGTCGTGCATATCGGCATCCAGGGCCAGACCGTGACCAAGGAGCGTGGGCGGGCGTGGAATGCCAGCGCGCGGGACGAACAGCAGAGGCCGTTGGGGGTCGTTGCCGGGCGGGCGCAGCGGGCGCTGGACAATTACAAGGAGACCTGGCCCGCTTTCATCGCGCTTGCGCTGGCACTTGCCGTGTCCGGGCAGAGCGGCGGGATCGGGGCGATCGGGGCGTGCGTGTGGTTCGCGGCTCGGATCGTCTACGTGCCGCTCTATCTGCTCGGCGTGGTCGGCTGGCGATCGGTGGCGTTTCTCGTATCGCTTCTGGGGCTGGGGATGATGTTGGTGCGGCTCTTTTGA